The Fodinibius salinus nucleotide sequence GCCCTGGCAGCTAATCAGGATGCAGCTGTACTTTCGGACGTTTCCGAATTTGATCTTATTGATGACGGCATTTCTGCCACGCGTCCCGTAATGGCCGCTAAAATTTTGTCTGAAAATGAAGCGCACGGCGATCAGATTCTTGTTTCTGTGCGGTCAGGTTCTTATGACCTAAACGAATCTCAAACTGATGCTGAGACAGTAAATATCGATTTCAGCATTGATGAGGATAAGATTCAATCAACACTGCGTGAGATTATTGGAGCCGACAGCGACAAAATTGATCTCTCCGAAGCCGAAACGATTGTTGCTGCCGGACGAGGAGCCAAAGATGAGGAAGGCCAAGATTTGATTAATGAACTTGCTTCCACACTCAATGCCGGCATTGGTGCTTCCCGAGCACTTACGGAAGCTGGCGTAATGGATCCTAGCTTGCAAATTGGTCAAACCGGAAAAGTGGTATCCCCGCAGCTTTACATCGCCGTGGGTATTTCAGGTGCTATTCAACACGTAGCAGGCATGGCCAACAGTAAAGTTATTGTTGCTATCAACAAAGATCCGGATGCTCCTATTTTTGATATTGCAGATTACGGCATCGTTGGAGACCTGTACAAGGTATTACCCCCCTTTATTGAAGAACTGAAGACGATCAAAAGCTAATTTACTGAAGGTTGAAAGTTGAATGGACAACAGTTTGTTTAGAGCCTTCAACCTGAAACTTTTAATATTCAACAACTATTGAACTATGGATGAAAAGTTTGACTGTATTATTGTAGGAGCTGGCATCGCCGGACTGGCAGCAGCAATGACGCTGGCCCGTAACAATATGAAGTTTCTACTCATCGAAAAAGGGGAATTTGCAGGCTCCAAGAATGTCTCCGGTGGCGTACTCTGGGGCAGTGATCTGGCTAAGCTCGTCCCCGAATACTGGAAGGAAGAAGACGGCGGCTGGGAACGCTTCATCAATCACCGGCGCCTCACTTTCATGGATGAGGAGTCCACTTTTTCAGTCGATTTTAAATCATCACATTTTAACGAAACGCCCTATTCGGGAGTTGTTGTACTCCGTTCAAAATTTGATCGTTGGCTAGCCGGTAAAGTCCAGGAGGAAATTGACAATAGCGACTATGCCATGGAATCGTTTATTGCTACCAACATTAAGGTAGATGAGGTGCTGATGGAAGATGATAAGGCGGTGGGAATTCGCACCGGCGATGAGGAATTTCATGCCGACAGCGTGATTATTTCAGAGGGCGTCAACAATTTACTC carries:
- a CDS encoding electron transfer flavoprotein subunit alpha/FixB family protein produces the protein MSTLLTHIAISDGKIKRSSLEVLSRMHQLANEYGHDTEAVIIDEQPSQYVDEVAKYGASTIYTIENPIFKNHRNTPLLKALSAVMDEANPYIFGFGSTEGTKDILGALAANQDAAVLSDVSEFDLIDDGISATRPVMAAKILSENEAHGDQILVSVRSGSYDLNESQTDAETVNIDFSIDEDKIQSTLREIIGADSDKIDLSEAETIVAAGRGAKDEEGQDLINELASTLNAGIGASRALTEAGVMDPSLQIGQTGKVVSPQLYIAVGISGAIQHVAGMANSKVIVAINKDPDAPIFDIADYGIVGDLYKVLPPFIEELKTIKS